Sequence from the Hemibagrus wyckioides isolate EC202008001 linkage group LG28, SWU_Hwy_1.0, whole genome shotgun sequence genome:
AGAATCAAAAGGGAGTATGTCCGTACAGTgacattataaatcattactgcTCCACGACTGTATACTTTACATTCAAACAGTACTAATTGTGTTGAACGGATGTTTGATATGAGGATATTGTGAATGAACGTCATAGAAAGAGCACAGGACAGTCTTTATGAGTACAGCAGCAGTTTTTGGTCTTCAGTATCCAGCTGAGATGAGGGCGCACATAAACAGTTTTGGGTAATTGCAAATCGTTAGCActgccaaaaagaaaaaaacaatatgcAACTCAGTCAGGGTTTAGGGATTTTCATAATTAAAGCCATCACTTTCACTCAGGAATTTTGTAGCTTTAAGAGAATTATAGAGATTAAGGCATAAGCTTACAgtattgtaaaaataaaaaatcttttagTAAAGTATTAATCTGTTTTAATCTGAGCTGTAAGCGTCCTAGAGAATCCAATCTCAGACACACCTAATGAGGGCTTTTGTTGAATCATAGCTCTTGtacataaaatgtataataaatataaatgtaatgtatataaaatgtaataatttagaTTTTTGTTTAATGAAATGCAGTATTGAAATGCAAttttttatatcatattattGAAGAGAATAATAAGTGAATAATATTGAATATCTTGTTACAGTGGCACATAGCAAAGGGGTGGGATAGTGAATGATCAGCTCGGTCAAGCGCAAGGATCTTTATGGCTGAAAAAgaacaaactgtgatggctagacaactaggtcagagcatctccaaaacagcaggtctcaGGGGCTATACAGTGGTTAGTACTTACCAACAATGGCACAGTGAAGGTTGTTGTTTGAAAGGCACTAAAGACTCCACAGTCAGCATGCTCTCTGAATACAATGCAATTCAATAATTATGTTATGCAATTCAATATTTGCataacataaatatttaatagaatAGTTATATTTCACATTTCTACGATGTGCATTGTCACGTTTTTGCATCACGGCATATCATGTCATGATGTATTGTTACACCCTAGTTTTTACTGTAAGTTGCCAGCAGTATTACTCTTTATGAGTTCAGCTTCCCATCTGTTTTACAGTTAAAATTGCACACAAGCGTCAACAGTTCAAATCCACTGTTGTCCAGGAAGAACGGAGTGAGGATTCCATATTGAAATGGTTTCTGCTGTTGATCCCTATTACCACCTTTGGCCTTGGAACCTGGCAGGTACGTCCTTCACTGTGTTCAGCCTAATTAATCTTACTGGTCATGAATGGGTTGGTGTGGTGGTAGAGTTTCTGTTGTAGGTGTTTCTAGGTGTTCCCTCcaggttttctggtttccttctACCTTTCTGTAAACATTGTAATAGGTGAATCAgctactctaaattgcccctgtgaatgagtatgtgaaTGGTGCTCTTTGACTGGCTGGAGTCACATCCAGTGTATATTCCCAAATAGTGACTATAAATAAGTTCCTTGTATCGGATCAGGACCCACTGTAAAGCTGGTCTTCAGGTTCCTGAAAATGAGTGTATGATTGTGAATGAACGGTTTGTTTTAATAgcattaatacatttaaaggTAAAGCGGAGGCAGTGGAAGCTGAAGCTGATCGAAGACCTTCATTTATTGACGACTGCAGAACCAATCCCGCTTCCCACAGAGTGAGTCAGGGCTATTTTGTACCTAAATTGGTAGTAAGGTCACTTACCTTATTAATAAAATCTGTATGTGGATGTTTATTTGCTGCAGTCCTGCAGAGTTGAAGGATCTGGAGTACCGGCGTGTGAGGGTCCGTGGTCGGTTCGATCACTCTCAGGAGTTGTACATCCTGCCACGTTCGCTGGTGGATCCTGAGAGAGAAGCTCGAGAGGCAGGCAGACTGTCATCCAGTGCAGAAAACGGAGCTAACGTCATCACACCGTTCCACTGTACTGATCTAGGGTGTGTATTAACACGCACTATACCTGGCTtcacataattaaataaatagtcaTTTGAGAAGttggaattatttttatttctgtcgcTATTTTCTATCCCTCAGGATTACCATCTTGGTGAATCGAGGTTATGTAcccaaaaataaaattagaccAGAAACAAGGACGAAGGGGCAGGtaaataagctttttttttttcttcattaattTTGTTCACTCAGTCATTGCATGAATTTTTTGCTGCTTACTATGTAATGTGCAGTCTGATCTAATGTGCAGGCTCTGGGGTTCAGTTCTGAGCTTTGGTTAATGGCTAAGTCATGTGAAATAAACTGGAAAGTCAAGTGTTAAGCTTAAGAAATGTGCACAGAGAGATATTACTGACGGTATATATGCAGATATTGTTTGTGTAACTGAGCATTTTTGCTGCTTCATTTGTAGGTGACTGATGAAGTGGAGCTGGTGGGTGTGGTGCGTTTGACGGAGCAGCGCAAACCGTTTGTTCCTAAGAACAACGTGGAGGCCAATCGGTGGCACTATCGGGACTTGGAGGCTATGGCGAAAGTGACTGGTGCTGAGGAGATCTTCATCGATGCTGTGTTGGGTCAgagattatttttaattacactAAAAATTACACATATATAATCTGATTTCTCATGATAAAGCATGCTGATAATGTTTTCTGTTCTTAATACCAAATATTTCATTACCTTTGCTCAGATTTATTGGATAATGAATGAAGTAAATAATACTGAATCCAGATGTAAATCCGATCTTTCCATGCAGAGAGTACAATCCCAGGAGGACCAATAGGAGGACAGACAAGAGTAACACTGCGGAACGAACACATGCAGTACGTCATTACATGGTGAGTCACTGACCTCCTCTGCTTCGGAAATGATGTGCAGGCAGGCACACCTGGAAGAATGTAGTTTATTATATCAGTTTTAATTACAGAACCTTTAGTGAATGCTAGTGTCTGTAATTAAAAATGCATGTCTAGATGATAatatacaccagtcaggcagaacattatgagcagtgatgTGAggcgaagtgaataagactgattatctcctcatcatagcacctagttagtgggtgggatatattaggcagcaagtgaacattttgtcctcaaagttgatgttagaagcaggaaaaatgggcaagcgtaaggatggctagaccactggatcagagcatctccaaaactgcagctcttgtggggtgttcccggtctgcagtggtcagtatctatcaaaagtggtccaaggaaggaacagtggtgaaccggcgacagggtgatgggtggccaaggctcactgatgcatgtggggagcgaaggctggtacgtgtgagccgatccaacagacgagctactgttgctcaaattgctgaagaagttaatgctggttctgataggaaggtgtcagaacacacagtgcatgatgggtcagggctgtttcggcagcaaaagggggaccaacacaatattaggcacgtggtcataatgttatgcctgatgtgtATTTTGAGTTATTACTAGACTTAAACCTCCCTGTAAACAAAGCAATGCTTGCTTTATCATCTTTACCTAAGCTTCAAAACTAAAAGAAACTAATATTCCAAATATAGCTTTATTTCAACGCCAAAAAGCAGCTAAGACTTCATATTATAGTCTTGTTTGGCTAAGTTTCAATGAATCACACTGAAAAAAGTGACACCTCAAGACATTAAAAGTAGTTCAAGAATAATTGTTAATAAATGCGGTCTACAATCGAGCATGAAACAGAATGAGAAAGTAAAATATCACTTGGAGATGAAATTTCAATCTGAtctaatctttttttccccttcttagGTACGGACTGTGTGCTGTTACTTCCTACATGTGGTATGCAAAATTCATCAAACGCCTCAGCTTATGAAACCAACCTGTTTTTGTACAGACCATGGGGTAAAAATTTCGAagggtacttttttttttaaattgttgatCAAGTATCTAAATGAACCAGAAGTCTGGAAATTCTTTAAAGCTCCTGACTGCAAGCAACATTCTTTTGGTTTACAGTCATGTATTCAGAGTACTCCAAAAACAGTGGTTCTTATTTCTGCAGTAATCCTGCCATGCTCATCATCCATTTCTTCAGCTCCAACACCAAATTAAGAATATCCTGATCTTGTTCACTGTTGCTGCAGTTCTGCAAATCTCAGCAGTTTTAAGCTGCAGCTACTGGGACCTCGAGCACGGCCCTTAAACCTAagtataaaatgagaaatataAGTAGTTCTGAATCAAGTCTGTTAAAatgctataaatatatttttaatgataaaatTCAATCAACAGCTGAGCTTCTCTGATCTTAAATTCTCTCATGTTCTTCCTAAGTGGGTTTTCTTTGTCAGATTTAGTCATGTAATAGGATTAGAACCATTTATTTCCAAATATATTTGATGCTTTTGTTGTGATTTACATATTTTCTTGAAAAGAGGATTTATCTTTTGTGGCTAAAAGCTGTTcacattacagaaaaaaaggatTCCACTCTTCTTTCAATACATGTGTATGGATGAAATTGTATACAAAATGTATTGCAaccaattatttttttctacaaaaGGGTTAAAGAAGCTGATGTggcagtacacacacattatgaggGATGTAAACCTCATGCTTCTGCACAATGGGTTTTAAGGCACTTATTTGATATTGGATGATACTACTGAATCTTTTATAGCTATTTAGTAACTTTGTTTAGACCAAACCTTGTTCATAATCCTGCAGAAGTTGTAAGAGAAGCACCATTTCAAAATCAAGTTACAGGCAAATCACTTTGTTAGCCTATTAAATTTGCACATCACCAGTTGTTTGTCCTTTTGTACAGATTGAATTTATACAGTTAAGTTTGGTGCCTTGATGCATGTCAAGTATTCTTGCATCAAAGTTGTCCAGTTGTTGCACCCTAATCTATAATGAATTTAAAGAGCATTTGCCACATGACAATTTAAGTTCACTAAATAAAGATCCATAAAACTtcagtttcttttattttttattgttttatttataaacacaaacatctgtGCTAGGAGTTTAACCCAGTTTGGTAGCCAACTCCTTGGCCTTTGCCTTTTCGAGTTTAGCAATGCGAGCTGTCGACTTGGGGCCCAGGATGTTGCCTCCCCAGTGACGACGGATCTGagggaaacaaaaataaattagaacaTAGGCATACTTAAATTACTTTTGTTCAGCCAAAAATGGATTATACATTCCTACATTAAAGGCATAAAATCATGCCTTACAGCTGATTgcaattcattttcattttaaaagcaaGTGTCCAAAATAATTGGAGCCACTGATGTACTGCACTGACCTCCTCATATCTGTCGTTGTAGTTGGTCTTAATGGCCTCCACCAGCTTGGCAAGAGCAGCTCTGTCCTCACTACAAGATCAGGAAACTCATGTTAGTCATAAATACTTGAAATGCAGCCTCACAAATTAAAACAATCCTCTTCTGCTCAGGGTTAAAAAGCTCATTTGAAACAACATGGTTGTTCAGGTGAAGAAATTCAGACATCATAGCCAAGAGGCTGAGTATGCAAACACAAGTGGAGGAAAAATACGTTACTTACGGGTTGGTCTGTGTGAAGCAGACAGAGGTGCAGGTCTTCCTGTGCACAAGGCGGCCCAGTCTGGCCTTTCCTTTGACGATGCAGTATGGAACACCCATCTTACGGCACAGAGCAGGCAGGAACACCACCAGCTACACAAGGCATGCAGAGTCAGTAAACCATTTCTAATAACCTGAACTACAGATACTACCCAAACTACAAAGTGCACATTAAATGAATTGCTTAATATACACAAGAATGTGAATGAAAATGCTGTGGTTGTTGCTCAGGGTTAAAAAGCTCGTCTATTTTGATCTTCACGGTGCATTCAGGTGAAGAAATTCAAAACATCATTGCAGCAACCACAAGATTTACCATCTGAACATGTTAATGTATGGTCCTTCAGCCAAAAAGCACTTACCTCAATTGGGTCGACATCATGAGCGATCACAACCAGCTGGGCCTTTTTGCTCTCTACAAGTGATGTGACTGTGTTCACACCTGGAGGAGGAAAAATGAGAAATGATGTTAAACACTGCAGCAGCATTTTCCTACATTATCATCAAAAAACCTATACACCGGTAACTCAAAGCACACTGTACCATCTCAGATACCTCCATCAGTGATACtacttccagaaaaaaaaataaaaaattctggcACAGCCACTAGAAAGGATCGCTACAGTTCTACAGGCAAAGTGTTGAATTAAAGCCATTTCTGCTTGCATTTCTAACCGGAAACTAAACAAGCAACTCCATATTTCAGTGCCCTGGTAAAGACAGATCTCAGCAAGCACCAAGGACAAACATTAAAGATCTAGGATGAATTTTCTATTTCAAAATGACCAAATCAGGAACAGACAGTGaggggataaaaaaaacaaccaattttacatttctggcatttggcagactcttatccagagtgacgtacaaaagtCTCAAATCATATTTTCCTGCTACCACAACAGATGCCTCATGGTCAAAGAGAACACACTAATTAAACTTGAATA
This genomic interval carries:
- the LOC131347992 gene encoding surfeit locus protein 1, with protein sequence MSSFRCMQTLCSYSRRIIRIHTQTITPTRNLYYRSRQDLLKHEHVKIAHKRQQFKSTVVQEERSEDSILKWFLLLIPITTFGLGTWQVKRRQWKLKLIEDLHLLTTAEPIPLPTDPAELKDLEYRRVRVRGRFDHSQELYILPRSLVDPEREAREAGRLSSSAENGANVITPFHCTDLGITILVNRGYVPKNKIRPETRTKGQVTDEVELVGVVRLTEQRKPFVPKNNVEANRWHYRDLEAMAKVTGAEEIFIDAVLESTIPGGPIGGQTRVTLRNEHMQYVITWYGLCAVTSYMWYAKFIKRLSL